A region of Actinomycetota bacterium DNA encodes the following proteins:
- a CDS encoding NAD(P)H-dependent oxidoreductase subunit E has product MDLQLTEARPTDEERAAVDDLLGPPRGRWDGGERGTEDSRISRAGHEVREQRHLLLPALHAVQDRIGWISEGALNYVSMRLTVPPAEAYGVASFYALFATEERPPTVVHVCDDIACLPAGAERLCAEMERVIGPAGTPTSDGSTTWQRSPCLGMCEQAPAVLLQRAGHGARDRSIGGARAEGVLSELAGGGGSEAPGADAGTVAPQTASAEGRAELRLLRRVGVVDPESLDSYRAEGGYEALRLAVQMGPAGVIRELKDAKLMGRGGAAFPTGVKWEAVASQGTRPHYFICNADESEPGTFKDRVVMEHDPFALIEAMTIAGYTTASERGFIYIRGEYPLAEARLRHAIDEARDRGFLGEDVMGEGFSFDMEVRRGAGAYICGEETALLNSLEGQRGEPRSKPPFPVAIGLHGKPTGINNVETLINVLEILAIGGPSYAAIGTEGSTGPRLFCLSGAVERPGLYEAPFGLTLRELLASAGGVRGGGPPKAVLLGGAAGAFVGPGDLDLRLTFEDTREAGVTLGSGVVLVFDDETSLPEVLVRIAAFFRDESCGQCVPCRIGTVRQEEALQRLVRERPIGSREQELALLDEIATVMRDASICGLGQTAADAIASAISRLEVFAPQGAAQTEVLPTRTEEQES; this is encoded by the coding sequence TTGGACCTCCAGCTGACCGAGGCGCGTCCCACAGATGAGGAACGCGCCGCCGTGGACGACCTGCTGGGCCCACCGCGCGGACGGTGGGACGGAGGCGAGCGCGGCACCGAGGACTCCCGCATCTCCCGCGCGGGCCACGAGGTGCGCGAACAGCGCCATCTCCTGCTGCCGGCGCTGCACGCGGTCCAGGACCGGATCGGGTGGATCAGCGAAGGTGCACTGAACTACGTCTCGATGCGGCTGACCGTGCCGCCCGCCGAGGCCTACGGCGTGGCGAGCTTCTACGCGCTGTTCGCGACCGAGGAGCGCCCGCCCACGGTCGTGCACGTCTGCGACGACATCGCCTGTCTGCCGGCAGGTGCCGAACGCCTCTGCGCGGAGATGGAACGGGTGATCGGGCCGGCCGGGACGCCGACGAGCGACGGCTCGACGACCTGGCAGCGGAGCCCGTGCCTGGGCATGTGCGAGCAAGCGCCGGCGGTGCTGCTCCAGCGCGCGGGACACGGCGCCCGGGACCGATCGATCGGCGGCGCGCGGGCCGAAGGCGTCCTGTCCGAGCTCGCGGGCGGTGGGGGATCGGAGGCGCCCGGCGCCGACGCGGGGACGGTCGCTCCTCAGACCGCGAGCGCCGAGGGACGTGCTGAGCTCCGGCTGCTGCGCCGGGTCGGGGTCGTCGATCCGGAGAGCCTCGACAGCTACCGGGCCGAAGGTGGATACGAGGCGCTGCGTCTCGCGGTGCAGATGGGACCGGCGGGTGTGATCCGCGAGCTGAAGGACGCGAAGCTCATGGGGCGTGGAGGAGCGGCGTTCCCGACCGGCGTGAAGTGGGAGGCGGTCGCCTCGCAAGGGACCCGGCCCCACTACTTCATCTGCAACGCCGATGAGTCCGAGCCCGGAACGTTCAAGGACCGCGTCGTGATGGAGCACGACCCGTTCGCACTGATCGAGGCGATGACGATCGCCGGGTACACGACCGCATCCGAACGTGGGTTCATCTACATCCGGGGTGAGTACCCCCTGGCGGAAGCCCGCCTGCGACACGCGATCGACGAGGCGCGGGACCGCGGGTTCCTCGGCGAGGACGTGATGGGGGAGGGGTTCTCCTTCGACATGGAGGTCCGTCGTGGCGCCGGCGCCTACATCTGCGGCGAGGAGACCGCGCTGCTCAACTCGCTCGAGGGTCAGCGCGGTGAGCCGCGGAGCAAGCCGCCGTTCCCCGTCGCGATCGGACTGCACGGCAAGCCGACGGGCATCAACAACGTGGAGACCTTGATCAACGTCCTCGAGATCCTGGCGATCGGCGGACCCTCCTACGCGGCGATCGGGACCGAGGGATCGACCGGTCCTCGACTGTTCTGTCTGTCGGGGGCGGTCGAGCGTCCCGGCCTGTACGAGGCGCCCTTCGGTCTCACGCTTCGCGAGCTCCTCGCATCGGCGGGCGGGGTGCGCGGCGGCGGACCGCCGAAGGCCGTGCTGCTCGGGGGCGCGGCGGGCGCATTCGTCGGACCGGGGGATCTCGATCTACGGCTCACCTTCGAGGACACACGGGAGGCGGGCGTCACGCTCGGGTCGGGCGTCGTGCTCGTGTTCGACGACGAGACCTCGTTGCCCGAGGTCCTCGTGCGGATCGCCGCCTTCTTCCGCGACGAGTCCTGCGGCCAGTGTGTGCCCTGTCGTATCGGGACCGTGCGCCAGGAAGAGGCGCTCCAGCGGCTGGTGCGCGAGCGCCCGATCGGCTCCCGGGAACAAGAGCTTGCGCTGCTCGACGAGATCGCCACCGTGATGCGCGATGCGTCGATCTGTGGGCTCGGCCAGACGGCCGCGGACGCGATCGCCTCGGCGATCTCCCGCCTCGAGGTGTTCGCGCCCCAGGGCGCGGCACAGACGGAGGTCCTCCCCACGCGGACCGAGGAACAGGAGTCCTGA
- a CDS encoding molybdenum cofactor guanylyltransferase — MVLAGGASTRFGSDKLAAIYRGMPLLHHPVLRLIEVCNEVVVVLSAEGPEPSLPLGVPARFARDAAEGSGDRQGPLAGLLAGLNETTTDLALVVGGDMPEPSTPVLLEMLAVAGEAGTDAVALQDGDLFRPLPMLVRADRGRHVAHALLHDGERRLRGFLDALRVGVIDEATWTSLDPQRRSLHDIDVPGDLQI, encoded by the coding sequence ATCGTCCTCGCGGGAGGAGCATCCACTCGGTTCGGCTCGGACAAGCTCGCGGCGATCTACCGGGGGATGCCGCTGTTGCACCATCCGGTGTTGCGCCTGATCGAGGTCTGCAACGAGGTCGTCGTCGTCCTCTCCGCGGAAGGTCCCGAGCCGTCCTTGCCGCTCGGGGTCCCGGCCCGGTTCGCGCGCGACGCAGCCGAGGGATCCGGTGACCGGCAGGGGCCCTTGGCCGGCCTGCTCGCCGGTCTGAACGAGACGACGACCGATCTCGCTCTGGTCGTCGGCGGCGACATGCCGGAGCCGTCGACCCCCGTGCTCCTGGAGATGCTGGCCGTGGCGGGTGAAGCGGGGACGGACGCGGTCGCGCTGCAGGACGGCGATCTCTTCCGGCCGCTGCCGATGCTGGTGCGCGCCGATCGCGGCCGTCACGTCGCTCACGCGCTTCTCCACGACGGAGAGCGGAGGCTGCGCGGGTTCCTCGATGCGCTGCGCGTCGGGGTGATCGACGAGGCGACCTGGACGTCGCTCGATCCGCAGCGGCGGAGCCTTCACGACATCGATGTCCCCGGAGACCTCCAGATCTGA
- a CDS encoding aminomethyltransferase family protein, whose translation MADEHKSPLHAIQESMGATFVPEGGWLWTESFGDTDAEYRAPRENVGMWDLAPLNKWEFTGKDATTAIQRIHSNDIAGMSVGQVKYGAFLDIDGLMVDDGTVYKFAGDHYWVMTNGMERREYFAGNTQGLDVNIEYRSFELPNLQVQGPRSRDFLAVLTDADLSSLKYFTFLPEQVKVGGVPVTLSRTGFSGELGFELFVAAENAEDLWKAVHGAGAQPYGVGVIEPIRIETGMIVTDYDYEQNTRTPFDFNMDRLVATGKADAAFNGKAKLSEIAKNPPNRFKTVKWDGDLTPEYGSKLTSGGAEVGVLTSPCQSPTFGGIGLAILASDVASDGEKVEIAHESGAIPGTVDVLAIYDPNKTRPRS comes from the coding sequence ATGGCCGACGAACACAAGTCCCCCCTCCACGCGATCCAGGAGTCGATGGGCGCCACGTTCGTGCCCGAAGGCGGGTGGCTGTGGACCGAGTCGTTCGGCGACACCGATGCCGAGTACCGCGCTCCACGCGAGAACGTCGGGATGTGGGATCTCGCACCTTTGAACAAGTGGGAATTCACCGGCAAGGACGCGACCACCGCGATCCAGCGGATCCACAGCAACGACATCGCCGGCATGTCGGTGGGACAGGTCAAATACGGAGCGTTCCTCGACATCGACGGTCTGATGGTCGACGACGGGACGGTCTACAAGTTCGCGGGCGACCACTACTGGGTGATGACCAACGGCATGGAGCGGCGCGAGTACTTCGCGGGGAACACGCAGGGCCTCGACGTGAACATCGAATACCGCTCGTTCGAGCTGCCGAACCTGCAGGTGCAGGGGCCGCGATCGCGCGACTTCCTCGCCGTGCTCACCGACGCCGACCTGTCGAGCCTGAAGTACTTCACGTTCCTGCCCGAACAGGTGAAGGTCGGGGGCGTGCCCGTCACGCTGTCGCGGACGGGCTTCTCGGGCGAGCTGGGCTTCGAGCTGTTCGTTGCGGCCGAGAACGCCGAGGACCTCTGGAAGGCCGTCCACGGCGCCGGCGCACAGCCGTACGGGGTCGGGGTGATCGAGCCGATACGCATCGAGACCGGCATGATCGTCACCGACTACGACTACGAGCAGAACACGCGAACGCCGTTCGACTTCAACATGGATCGGCTCGTGGCCACGGGGAAGGCGGACGCGGCGTTCAACGGCAAGGCGAAACTGTCCGAGATCGCCAAGAACCCCCCGAACCGCTTCAAGACCGTGAAGTGGGATGGTGACCTCACGCCCGAGTACGGCTCGAAGTTGACGTCGGGCGGAGCCGAGGTCGGCGTGCTGACGAGCCCGTGCCAGTCGCCGACGTTCGGCGGCATCGGGCTGGCGATCCTGGCAAGCGATGTCGCATCCGACGGGGAGAAGGTGGAGATCGCCCACGAGAGCGGTGCGATCCCCGGGACGGTCGACGTCCTCGCGATCTACGACCCGAACAAGACCAGACCCCGTAGCTGA
- a CDS encoding formate--tetrahydrofolate ligase — protein sequence MKSGLEIAQEAELRPITEVAEAAGLLPDEIEPYGAHRGKIRLSVLERLAGRPDGKLVITTAITPTKAGEGKTTTSVSLTQGLGKIGKDVMLCLREPSMGPVFGIKGGGTGGGYAQVVPMEEINLHFNGDFHAVTTAHNLLAAALDASLYHGNPLDIDPATITWPRTMDMNERELRYTVVGLGGRAHGVPRENSFVITAASEVMAVFALASDLRDLRNRLGRIVVAETHDGKPVTAEDLEVAGAMTVVMREAIKPNLVQTLEHQPTLLHAGPFGNIAHANNSIIEDRIALKLADYVITEAGFASDLGFQKFCDIVCRTGGFAPSASVLVTTIRATKSHGGKRFEDLGEEDLTALRGGIDNLTAHIEIVKRYGLPCVVSINRFPTDTADEVALISELATAAGAETVVVNNAFAEGGDGAIELAEAVVAACERPNTFGYLTPPETPIKEQVEAIATQLYGADGVDFLPQAVKDIERMDALGFGTFPVCMAKTHLSLSHDPKMLNRPRGFRLPVRSVVPSAGAGFVVVLCGDMQRMPGLGKTPAFKNVDIDANGTTVGLF from the coding sequence ATGAAGAGCGGACTGGAGATCGCACAGGAGGCGGAGCTCCGCCCCATCACCGAGGTCGCGGAGGCCGCGGGCCTGCTGCCCGACGAGATCGAGCCTTACGGGGCTCACCGCGGCAAGATCCGGCTGTCGGTCCTCGAGCGTCTCGCAGGACGACCCGACGGCAAGCTCGTGATCACCACGGCGATCACCCCGACGAAGGCCGGCGAAGGGAAGACGACGACCTCCGTCTCCCTCACACAGGGGCTCGGCAAGATCGGCAAGGACGTGATGCTCTGTCTCCGCGAGCCGAGCATGGGACCGGTCTTCGGCATCAAGGGTGGCGGCACCGGGGGTGGCTACGCGCAGGTCGTTCCGATGGAGGAGATCAACCTCCACTTCAACGGCGACTTCCACGCGGTCACGACCGCGCACAACCTGCTCGCCGCGGCGCTCGACGCCTCGCTGTACCACGGCAATCCGCTCGACATCGATCCCGCGACGATCACCTGGCCCCGCACGATGGACATGAACGAGCGCGAGCTCCGCTACACGGTCGTCGGACTCGGTGGCAGGGCGCACGGCGTGCCGCGGGAGAACTCCTTCGTGATCACGGCGGCCTCGGAGGTCATGGCCGTGTTCGCACTCGCGAGCGACCTGCGGGACCTACGCAACCGGCTCGGACGGATCGTCGTCGCCGAGACCCACGACGGCAAGCCTGTCACCGCCGAGGACCTCGAGGTCGCGGGTGCGATGACCGTCGTGATGCGGGAGGCGATCAAGCCGAACCTCGTTCAGACCCTCGAACACCAGCCGACCCTGTTGCACGCGGGACCGTTCGGCAACATCGCGCACGCGAACAACTCGATCATCGAGGACCGGATCGCGCTCAAGCTCGCCGACTATGTGATCACCGAGGCCGGCTTCGCATCCGATCTCGGTTTCCAGAAGTTCTGCGACATCGTCTGTCGAACCGGCGGGTTCGCTCCGAGCGCGTCCGTACTCGTCACGACGATCCGCGCCACGAAGTCGCACGGAGGCAAGCGATTCGAGGACCTCGGGGAGGAGGACCTCACCGCCCTCCGAGGCGGCATCGACAACCTGACGGCCCACATCGAGATCGTGAAGCGCTACGGGCTGCCGTGCGTCGTGTCGATCAACCGCTTCCCCACCGACACGGCGGACGAGGTCGCGCTGATCTCCGAGCTCGCGACCGCGGCGGGTGCCGAGACCGTCGTCGTGAACAACGCGTTCGCCGAGGGAGGCGATGGAGCGATCGAGCTCGCCGAGGCGGTCGTAGCCGCGTGCGAACGACCGAACACCTTCGGATACCTCACCCCCCCGGAAACCCCGATCAAGGAGCAGGTCGAGGCCATCGCCACGCAGCTCTACGGAGCGGACGGCGTGGACTTCCTCCCCCAGGCGGTGAAGGACATCGAACGCATGGACGCCCTCGGGTTTGGCACCTTCCCCGTCTGCATGGCGAAGACCCACCTGTCGCTGTCGCACGACCCCAAGATGTTGAATCGCCCCCGGGGTTTCCGGCTCCCGGTCCGCTCGGTGGTGCCGAGCGCCGGCGCGGGCTTCGTCGTCGTGCTCTGCGGCGACATGCAGCGCATGCCGGGGCTCGGCAAGACGCCCGCGTTCAAGAACGTCGACATCGACGCGAACGGTACGACCGTCGGCCTCTTCTGA
- a CDS encoding 5-formyltetrahydrofolate cyclo-ligase, with protein MTDVGAPGSNPTDLKKEKKRLRRAVLERRDGVSTLDRDLAAAEISGLVREILHDRGARVAMAFWAFGSELPTGLLIDELLAEGVMVCLPLIAEGELEARSYRPGDPVLETSFGAREPAEGALVEPDQVDAALVPAVAFDRLGYRIGYGGGFYDRFLTKVRDDTLLIGIGLAVQRVEEVPRGHLDLPVDLLVTEDGVENVAARRAST; from the coding sequence ATGACCGATGTCGGCGCACCCGGATCGAACCCCACGGATCTGAAGAAGGAGAAGAAGCGGCTGCGCCGTGCGGTGCTCGAGCGACGCGACGGCGTATCGACCCTCGATCGCGATCTGGCGGCCGCGGAGATCTCCGGGCTGGTGCGCGAGATCCTCCACGACCGGGGGGCCCGGGTCGCGATGGCGTTCTGGGCGTTCGGCTCCGAACTCCCGACCGGACTCCTGATCGACGAGCTGCTCGCCGAGGGGGTGATGGTCTGCCTGCCGCTGATCGCAGAAGGGGAACTCGAAGCGAGGAGCTACCGTCCCGGTGACCCGGTGCTCGAGACCTCGTTCGGCGCCAGAGAGCCCGCGGAGGGCGCGCTCGTCGAGCCCGATCAGGTCGACGCCGCGCTCGTTCCCGCGGTCGCGTTCGACCGGCTCGGATACCGGATCGGGTACGGGGGCGGTTTCTACGATCGATTCCTCACGAAGGTGCGCGACGACACCCTGCTGATCGGCATCGGCCTTGCCGTCCAGCGCGTCGAGGAGGTTCCCCGGGGGCACTTGGACCTGCCGGTCGACCTGCTCGTGACCGAGGACGGCGTCGAGAACGTCGCTGCTCGGCGGGCCTCGACTTGA
- a CDS encoding molybdopterin-dependent oxidoreductase: protein MPNGLARLTEPMVRENGELRVVPWEVALDRAAQGLTAATEANGGDGVGLFSCSKATNEMNFVAQKFIRQVLHSNNIDSCNRTUHAPSVVGLATAFGAGGGTSSYEEVENTDLVIMWGSNARETHPIFFHHVLKGIRNGARMFTVDPRRSTTAEWADLWLGIDVGTDVALSNTMAREIIANDLHDKTFIERGTEGFADYAASVEPWTLERGARVTGVPAPAIREAALAFARADRAMICWTLGITEHHNAVDNVLALINLGLLTGHVGTYGSGLNPLRGQNNVQGGGDMGAIPNKLPGFQDIETDAAARERFERAWGVPVPPRYGWHLTQMFDAMERGDLTAVYVIGENPASSEADLHRARKLLGNLHTLIVQDIFMTKTAELADVVLPASASWAETEGTVTNSERRVQRVRKALEPPGRARDDIWIIGEIANRMGARWGELTPEEAWDELRALSPMHAGMSYRRLEELGGLQWPCPDEEHPGTRFLHERLWSEDPEERGMPAPFSITPQADPVDRLTDEYPLRLTTGRRLTDYNTGVQTGGFSSPLRRGESVDVSPEDARDLGVADGEIVRVTSRRGSLEAPIRIDPTLRRGLTFMTFHFPEEVETNRLTIDATDPKSGTAEFKASAIRIDKLSVATAAGA, encoded by the coding sequence ATGCCGAACGGGCTCGCGCGACTCACCGAGCCGATGGTTCGCGAGAACGGCGAGCTGCGGGTCGTTCCCTGGGAGGTGGCCCTCGATCGGGCCGCGCAGGGATTGACCGCGGCCACCGAGGCGAACGGCGGCGACGGGGTCGGCCTGTTCAGTTGCTCGAAGGCCACGAACGAGATGAACTTCGTCGCTCAGAAGTTCATCCGTCAGGTCCTTCACAGCAACAACATCGATAGCTGCAACCGAACCTGACACGCACCTTCGGTCGTCGGTCTGGCGACCGCGTTCGGGGCCGGTGGCGGTACAAGTTCATACGAGGAGGTCGAGAACACCGACCTCGTCATCATGTGGGGATCGAACGCGCGGGAGACGCATCCGATCTTCTTCCACCACGTCTTGAAGGGCATCCGCAACGGCGCGCGGATGTTCACGGTCGACCCGCGGCGTTCGACCACCGCGGAATGGGCCGACCTGTGGCTCGGTATCGACGTGGGCACCGACGTGGCCCTGTCGAACACGATGGCTCGGGAGATCATCGCGAACGATCTGCACGACAAGACGTTCATCGAGCGCGGGACCGAGGGGTTCGCCGACTACGCCGCGAGCGTGGAGCCGTGGACGCTCGAGCGCGGTGCGCGGGTGACCGGGGTGCCCGCCCCGGCGATCCGCGAGGCGGCGCTCGCGTTCGCGCGCGCGGATCGGGCGATGATCTGCTGGACCCTGGGGATCACCGAGCACCACAACGCGGTGGACAACGTCCTCGCGTTGATCAACCTCGGTCTGCTGACCGGCCACGTCGGGACCTACGGCAGCGGTCTGAACCCGCTGCGCGGGCAGAACAACGTCCAGGGCGGCGGCGACATGGGCGCGATCCCGAACAAGTTGCCGGGGTTCCAGGACATCGAGACCGATGCCGCCGCGCGCGAGAGGTTCGAGCGAGCCTGGGGCGTGCCGGTCCCCCCTCGGTACGGCTGGCATCTCACGCAGATGTTCGATGCGATGGAACGCGGCGACCTCACGGCCGTGTACGTGATCGGCGAGAACCCCGCGAGCTCCGAGGCCGACCTCCATCGGGCGCGCAAGCTGCTCGGGAACCTCCACACGCTGATCGTGCAGGATATCTTCATGACCAAGACCGCGGAGCTCGCCGACGTCGTCCTGCCGGCCAGCGCCTCGTGGGCCGAGACCGAGGGCACGGTGACCAACTCCGAGCGGCGTGTCCAGCGCGTGCGCAAGGCGCTGGAGCCACCGGGCCGGGCGCGCGACGACATCTGGATCATCGGCGAGATCGCGAACCGGATGGGCGCCCGATGGGGCGAGCTCACTCCCGAAGAGGCGTGGGACGAGCTCCGCGCGCTCAGCCCGATGCACGCCGGCATGAGCTACCGCCGTCTCGAAGAGCTGGGTGGTCTGCAGTGGCCCTGTCCCGACGAAGAGCACCCGGGAACGCGGTTCCTCCACGAGCGTCTGTGGTCGGAGGATCCCGAGGAGCGCGGCATGCCCGCTCCCTTCAGCATCACGCCGCAAGCCGATCCCGTCGACCGGCTGACCGACGAGTACCCGTTGCGGTTGACCACCGGGCGGCGGCTCACCGACTACAACACCGGGGTACAGACCGGCGGGTTCTCCTCGCCGCTGCGACGGGGCGAGTCGGTCGACGTCTCCCCGGAGGACGCGCGCGACCTCGGTGTCGCCGACGGTGAGATCGTCCGCGTGACCTCACGGCGTGGATCCCTGGAGGCGCCGATCCGGATCGACCCGACGCTGCGCCGGGGGCTGACGTTCATGACGTTCCACTTCCCGGAGGAAGTCGAGACGAACCGGCTCACGATCGACGCCACCGATCCCAAGTCCGGCACCGCCGAGTTCAAGGCCTCCGCGATCCGGATCGACAAGCTCTCGGTCGCAACAGCCGCGGGCGCCTGA
- a CDS encoding 2Fe-2S iron-sulfur cluster-binding protein has protein sequence MLAPPKRLIDVEIDGETVRVPEGATLLDALRAKRVDTPTLCYSENLTPVNACRVCVVELEGSRTLVPSCARKAEGGMQVATDSQRVRTSRRMVLEFLASSVDLSLANDDVRRWISDYGVDAERYGEQAAPAPLGERDTRHAGHHHEPDGTRAETVAQPVKVDNDLYVRDYERCILCYKCVEACGVDAQNTFAIAVAGRGFDARISTEFDVTLPDSACVYCGNCIGVCPTGALMFKSEHDMREGGTWNEEAQTVTETICPYCGVGCDLELHVQDNEIVKVSSPLDNSITSGHLCIKGRFGFQFVQNRGPKDADAAARGLGIVEGPADRIARDTGDPDA, from the coding sequence ATGCTCGCTCCGCCCAAACGCCTGATCGACGTGGAGATCGATGGCGAGACCGTTCGCGTCCCCGAGGGCGCCACGCTGCTCGACGCCCTGCGGGCGAAACGGGTCGACACTCCCACCCTCTGCTACTCGGAGAACCTCACCCCGGTGAACGCATGTCGCGTCTGTGTCGTCGAGCTCGAGGGCTCGCGCACGCTCGTGCCCTCGTGCGCCCGGAAGGCGGAGGGGGGGATGCAGGTCGCCACCGATTCCCAGCGGGTGCGCACGAGCCGGCGGATGGTGCTCGAGTTCCTGGCCTCGAGCGTGGATCTCTCCCTCGCGAACGACGACGTCCGCCGGTGGATCTCCGACTACGGGGTCGACGCGGAGCGCTACGGGGAGCAGGCGGCCCCGGCACCGCTCGGCGAGCGGGACACCCGGCACGCCGGACACCACCACGAACCCGACGGAACGCGGGCCGAGACGGTCGCCCAACCCGTCAAGGTCGACAACGACCTGTACGTGCGCGACTACGAGCGCTGCATCCTCTGCTACAAGTGCGTCGAGGCGTGCGGCGTCGACGCACAGAACACGTTCGCGATCGCGGTCGCCGGTCGCGGGTTCGATGCCCGCATCTCCACGGAGTTCGATGTGACACTCCCGGACTCCGCGTGCGTGTACTGCGGCAACTGCATCGGTGTGTGTCCGACGGGTGCCCTGATGTTCAAGTCCGAGCACGACATGCGAGAGGGTGGGACGTGGAACGAGGAGGCGCAGACGGTCACCGAGACGATCTGTCCCTACTGTGGCGTCGGATGCGATCTCGAGCTCCACGTGCAGGACAACGAGATCGTGAAGGTCTCGAGCCCGCTCGATAACTCGATCACGAGCGGGCACCTGTGCATCAAGGGGCGATTCGGTTTCCAGTTCGTGCAGAACCGCGGGCCGAAGGACGCCGACGCCGCCGCGCGAGGGCTCGGGATCGTCGAGGGCCCCGCCGACCGGATCGCACGCGACACGGGGGACCCCGACGCCTGA
- a CDS encoding aminomethyltransferase family protein, with protein sequence MAGSVKSPLYDVQAAAGAEFEDFDGFWWTAHLGDVMGEYDVIRKGAGLWDVYPLVKWDFSGPDALRAAQRVFTNDVVNLQIGQVRYGAFVDETGNMVDDGTIYRVADDHCWVMTNMPGYDEYFAGAMQGLDVSIVDRTAEMPLISVQGPESRTVLSKVTDADLTGLGYFRFLPERVQVAGIPVWLLRTGFSGELGYELIPDRDRAVDLWNALQDAGGRPFGTHAVEIARIEAGLIVAGVEYEPGARSPYDLSFDRMIAIDTPECDFLGKDRLREQAADPPNRFKTLRIAGTAAPEYGTPVRRGGEEVGTLTSAAESPLFGVIGLAVLRTDQATNGTELEVAVDGGTAKATVDDLSIYDPNKRKPRA encoded by the coding sequence ATGGCCGGATCGGTGAAGTCACCGCTGTACGACGTCCAAGCCGCCGCCGGCGCCGAGTTCGAGGACTTCGACGGGTTCTGGTGGACCGCGCATCTCGGCGACGTGATGGGCGAGTACGACGTGATCCGCAAGGGCGCCGGGCTCTGGGACGTCTACCCGCTCGTGAAATGGGACTTCTCCGGCCCCGACGCCCTCCGCGCCGCGCAGCGCGTGTTCACGAACGACGTGGTGAATCTGCAGATCGGTCAGGTGCGCTACGGAGCCTTCGTCGACGAGACCGGGAACATGGTCGACGACGGGACGATCTACCGGGTCGCCGACGACCACTGCTGGGTGATGACGAACATGCCCGGCTACGACGAGTACTTCGCGGGCGCGATGCAGGGTCTCGACGTTTCGATCGTCGACCGGACCGCCGAGATGCCCCTGATCTCGGTGCAGGGCCCGGAGTCGCGCACGGTGCTCTCGAAGGTGACGGATGCGGATCTCACCGGGCTCGGGTACTTCCGGTTCCTCCCCGAACGGGTGCAGGTCGCGGGGATCCCGGTGTGGCTGTTGCGCACGGGGTTCTCCGGCGAGCTGGGCTACGAGCTGATCCCGGACCGCGATCGCGCGGTCGATCTGTGGAACGCCCTCCAGGATGCCGGCGGCCGGCCGTTCGGAACACACGCGGTCGAGATCGCGCGGATCGAGGCGGGTCTGATCGTCGCGGGGGTCGAGTACGAGCCCGGCGCCCGTTCTCCCTACGACCTGTCCTTCGACCGGATGATCGCGATCGACACGCCGGAGTGCGACTTCCTCGGGAAGGACCGCCTGCGCGAGCAGGCCGCCGATCCGCCCAATCGCTTCAAGACCCTGCGGATCGCGGGAACGGCTGCTCCCGAGTACGGCACGCCGGTCCGTCGCGGCGGTGAAGAGGTCGGAACGCTCACGAGCGCGGCCGAGAGTCCTCTGTTCGGCGTGATCGGGCTCGCGGTGCTCCGCACCGACCAGGCGACGAACGGCACGGAGCTCGAAGTGGCCGTCGACGGCGGGACCGCGAAGGCCACGGTCGACGACCTTTCGATCTACGACCCGAACAAGCGCAAGCCGCGCGCCTGA
- the fdhD gene encoding formate dehydrogenase accessory sulfurtransferase FdhD gives MTTTEPVRRNVVRRPIVAVKGGERSERPDTLAAEEPMEIRVGGPGQEAGSVAVTMRTPGGDFELAVGFLVTEGLIAPSGDLERVAYCEDVGPDDQRYNIVTVRLTRPFDADLVRRNFYATSSCGVCGKASIDDVQVHCAPVASGPVVEASVIGTLPDALRRAQRVFDRTGGLHAAGLFDPEGTLISLREDVGRHNAVDKVVGEQVLVGGLPLADRILQVSGRVSFEIVQKAAVAGIPVIAAVGAPSSLAVETAERFEMTVLGFVRDDRFNIYSGAERIRS, from the coding sequence ATGACGACCACCGAACCCGTACGCAGGAACGTAGTCCGGCGACCGATCGTCGCGGTGAAGGGCGGCGAGCGCTCCGAGCGGCCCGACACTCTCGCCGCGGAGGAGCCGATGGAGATCCGGGTCGGGGGGCCGGGTCAGGAGGCGGGTTCGGTCGCGGTCACGATGAGGACGCCGGGAGGCGACTTCGAGCTCGCGGTCGGGTTCCTGGTCACGGAGGGGCTGATCGCCCCCTCCGGGGATCTGGAACGCGTCGCGTACTGCGAGGACGTCGGTCCCGACGACCAGCGATACAACATCGTGACGGTTCGTCTTACCCGCCCGTTCGACGCCGACCTCGTGCGCAGGAACTTCTACGCGACATCGAGCTGCGGCGTCTGCGGGAAGGCATCGATCGACGACGTGCAGGTCCACTGCGCGCCGGTCGCGTCGGGGCCTGTCGTCGAGGCATCAGTGATCGGGACTCTGCCGGATGCCCTCCGCCGCGCCCAGCGGGTATTCGATCGAACCGGGGGCTTGCATGCCGCCGGTCTGTTCGATCCGGAGGGCACGCTCATCAGCCTCCGCGAGGACGTGGGGCGCCACAACGCGGTCGACAAGGTGGTGGGGGAGCAGGTGCTCGTCGGTGGCCTTCCCCTCGCGGACCGGATCCTGCAGGTGTCGGGCCGCGTGAGCTTCGAGATCGTGCAGAAGGCCGCGGTGGCCGGTATCCCCGTGATCGCCGCGGTCGGCGCCCCGTCGAGCCTCGCGGTCGAGACGGCCGAGCGGTTCGAGATGACCGTGCTCGGGTTCGTCCGCGACGACCGGTTCAACATCTATTCGGGGGCGGAGCGGATCCGGTCCTGA